From a region of the Marinomonas mediterranea MMB-1 genome:
- the ettA gene encoding energy-dependent translational throttle protein EttA, with translation MAQFVYSMNRVGKVVPPKREILKDISLSFFPGAKIGVLGLNGSGKSTLLRIMAGVDTEHNGEARPMPGIKIGYLEQEPHLDPTKNVRGIVEEAFTDVIEAMARLDAVYAEYAEPDADFDALAKEQGQLEALIEAKEGHNLERALEVAAEALRLPPWEANVEHLSGGERRRVALCRLLLDKPDMILLDEPTNHLDAESVAWLERFLKDYPGTVVAITHDRYFLDNAAGWILELDRGHGIPYEGNYSSWLEQKDARLEQEAKQQASHQKAIKSELEWVRQNAKGRQSKSKARLARFEEMNSQEFQDRNETNELYIPPGPRLGSKVIEIEGVSKSFEHKMLLEDFNMVVPQGAIVGVVGGNGAGKSTLFKMIAGTEKPDTGTVTLGDTVQLAYVDQMRELDGDKTVFEEISDGQDMITVHNYKVPARAYIGRFNFKGSDQQKFVKHLSGGERNRLHLAKLLKEGGNVLLLDEPTNDLDVETLRSLEDALLAFPGAAIVISHDRWFLDRIATHILAYEGDSKAVFFEGNYQEYEADYKNRTGNDATPTRIKYKKIDA, from the coding sequence ATGGCTCAGTTTGTATACAGCATGAATCGCGTTGGGAAAGTCGTTCCCCCAAAGCGCGAAATCCTCAAAGACATTTCCCTTTCTTTTTTTCCGGGTGCAAAAATCGGTGTACTGGGTCTAAATGGATCGGGTAAATCGACACTGCTACGCATCATGGCAGGCGTTGATACCGAACATAATGGTGAAGCACGTCCGATGCCGGGCATTAAAATCGGCTACTTGGAACAAGAACCTCACCTTGATCCAACTAAAAACGTTCGCGGTATCGTTGAAGAAGCCTTCACCGATGTGATCGAGGCCATGGCACGCCTAGATGCGGTTTACGCTGAATACGCAGAACCCGATGCCGACTTCGATGCCTTGGCAAAAGAGCAAGGTCAATTGGAAGCCTTGATCGAAGCAAAAGAAGGCCACAATTTAGAACGTGCCTTGGAAGTTGCTGCTGAAGCACTTCGCTTACCACCTTGGGAAGCGAATGTTGAGCACCTTTCAGGTGGTGAACGTCGTCGTGTGGCTCTGTGTCGTCTATTGCTGGACAAACCAGACATGATCCTTCTGGACGAGCCAACTAACCACTTGGATGCTGAATCCGTTGCTTGGTTAGAGCGCTTCTTGAAAGATTACCCTGGTACCGTGGTCGCCATTACCCACGACCGTTACTTCTTAGACAATGCGGCGGGTTGGATTTTGGAACTGGACCGTGGTCATGGTATTCCATACGAAGGTAACTACTCTTCTTGGTTGGAACAAAAAGATGCCCGTTTGGAACAAGAAGCCAAACAACAAGCCTCCCATCAAAAAGCCATAAAATCTGAGCTTGAATGGGTTCGTCAAAACGCCAAAGGTCGTCAGTCTAAGTCCAAAGCGCGTTTAGCACGTTTCGAAGAAATGAACTCTCAAGAGTTCCAAGATCGTAACGAAACCAACGAATTGTATATTCCACCTGGCCCTCGCCTTGGTTCTAAAGTCATCGAAATCGAAGGCGTGAGCAAGAGCTTCGAACATAAGATGCTACTAGAAGACTTCAACATGGTCGTACCACAAGGCGCGATTGTTGGAGTCGTTGGTGGTAACGGAGCCGGTAAATCAACGCTGTTTAAAATGATCGCTGGCACCGAAAAACCCGATACTGGAACCGTGACTTTAGGCGACACAGTTCAACTGGCTTACGTTGACCAAATGCGTGAATTAGATGGCGATAAAACCGTCTTCGAAGAAATTTCGGATGGTCAAGACATGATCACGGTTCACAACTACAAAGTACCGGCTCGTGCTTACATTGGTCGCTTTAATTTTAAAGGCTCCGATCAACAGAAATTCGTTAAGCACTTGTCTGGTGGTGAGCGTAACCGCTTGCACTTGGCTAAGTTACTTAAAGAAGGTGGCAACGTCTTGCTACTGGATGAGCCGACCAACGACCTAGACGTCGAAACCTTACGTTCATTGGAAGATGCGTTATTGGCCTTCCCGGGCGCTGCCATTGTGATTTCCCATGACCGTTGGTTCCTAGACCGTATCGCGACTCATATTCTAGCCTACGAAGGTGATTCTAAAGCGGTTTTCTTTGAAGGAAACTATCAGGAATACGAGGCCGACTACAAGAATCGTACCGGTAATGACGCAACACCTACTCGTATTAAATACAAGAAGATTGACGCTTAA
- the thiL gene encoding thiamine-phosphate kinase, protein MKEFELIQSIFQASRMADVRGRDDILCGIGDDCAQVKVPANQTLVFSMDTLVEGRHFPFDADPRDIGYRAVASCVSDLAAMGAKPAFFTLGLTLPDSDPQWLAELAAGMAELADQIGLLLVGGDTTKGPLTITLQVHGYVEQDKTPRRSGALVGDDIYVTGMLGDASAAVPIVTGELQVSPERFDYFYEAYWRPMPRLIAGMALKNIVNSMLDISDGLAQDLKHITKASDVGARIEPSKLPLSDALLDWRPEEALRLALTGGDDYELCFTAPKSARDEVNIIMQTLHLPCSLIGEITDSGFAVEGYEGELDGWQHF, encoded by the coding sequence GTGAAAGAGTTTGAGTTAATTCAGTCCATTTTTCAGGCGTCGAGAATGGCCGATGTGCGTGGTCGTGACGATATACTCTGTGGGATTGGTGATGACTGTGCGCAGGTCAAGGTGCCAGCGAATCAAACCTTGGTCTTTTCGATGGATACCTTGGTTGAGGGGCGTCACTTTCCTTTTGATGCAGACCCGCGAGATATCGGCTATCGAGCGGTGGCATCCTGTGTGAGCGATCTGGCTGCGATGGGAGCAAAACCTGCGTTTTTTACGCTTGGTTTAACGCTACCGGACTCAGACCCTCAATGGCTGGCGGAACTTGCCGCAGGTATGGCCGAGTTAGCGGATCAAATCGGTTTGCTGTTGGTTGGCGGGGATACCACAAAAGGCCCTTTAACCATCACACTTCAGGTGCATGGCTACGTCGAACAAGATAAAACGCCTAGGCGAAGTGGCGCTCTAGTGGGTGACGATATCTATGTGACAGGCATGTTAGGAGACGCATCGGCCGCGGTGCCGATTGTTACTGGTGAGCTGCAAGTGTCTCCTGAACGGTTTGACTACTTCTACGAGGCGTATTGGCGGCCAATGCCACGTTTGATTGCTGGTATGGCGTTAAAAAACATCGTCAACAGCATGCTCGATATATCAGACGGATTGGCGCAAGATTTGAAACACATTACGAAAGCGTCTGATGTTGGTGCGCGTATCGAGCCAAGCAAATTGCCTTTATCTGACGCCTTGCTAGATTGGCGGCCTGAAGAGGCGCTTCGACTGGCGCTGACGGGTGGCGATGATTATGAACTGTGTTTTACGGCGCCTAAGTCTGCACGGGACGAAGTTAATATCATCATGCAAACGTTACATTTACCCTGTAGTCTTATTGGCGAAATTACCGATTCGGGCTTTGCTGTTGAAGGCTATGAAGGCGAGCTCGATGGCTGGCAGCACTTTTAA
- a CDS encoding phosphatidylglycerophosphatase A family protein encodes MSNKIPSSIWRNPIHFLAFGLGSGAAPKAPGTFGTLAAIPLYLLMQDLSNTVYFAVLVITSIVGIYLCGKTSKDLGVHDHSGIVWDEFVGYWITMWMAPTGWEYIIVGFVLFRFFDVLKPWPISFIDKRVHGGFGIMLDDIIAGIFAFALLQLYVVLA; translated from the coding sequence ATGTCTAACAAAATACCTTCGTCTATTTGGCGAAACCCGATTCATTTTCTGGCGTTCGGTCTAGGCTCCGGTGCTGCACCGAAAGCACCAGGCACCTTTGGCACCTTAGCGGCGATTCCTCTTTATCTCTTGATGCAGGATTTAAGCAACACGGTGTATTTTGCCGTATTAGTGATAACATCGATTGTTGGGATTTATCTGTGTGGGAAAACCTCAAAAGATCTCGGTGTTCACGATCATTCAGGGATTGTTTGGGATGAGTTTGTTGGCTACTGGATTACCATGTGGATGGCACCAACAGGGTGGGAATACATTATTGTTGGCTTCGTTTTATTCCGATTTTTTGATGTGCTGAAGCCTTGGCCAATCTCATTTATAGACAAGCGCGTGCATGGCGGCTTTGGCATTATGCTCGATGATATCATCGCGGGTATCTTTGCATTCGCGCTATTACAGCTCTATGTGGTTCTAGCCTAG
- the nrdR gene encoding transcriptional regulator NrdR, giving the protein MRCPFCGAQDTKVLDSRLVSEGAQVRRRRTCNECQERFTTFEVAELQMPKLIKSDGSRVPFDDEKLRQGILKSIEKRPVSIEDVETAIARIKEKMQATGEREIASRWLGEAVMDQLKRLDQVAYVRFASVYRSFKDISEFREEIERLESGNPKKEA; this is encoded by the coding sequence ATGCGTTGCCCATTTTGTGGAGCTCAAGATACCAAAGTTCTTGATTCGCGTCTTGTTTCAGAAGGCGCACAGGTTCGGCGACGTCGTACTTGCAACGAGTGCCAAGAGCGTTTTACAACGTTCGAAGTTGCTGAGTTACAGATGCCAAAGTTGATCAAAAGCGATGGTAGCAGAGTCCCTTTTGACGATGAAAAGCTGCGTCAGGGGATTCTTAAATCGATTGAAAAAAGACCCGTTAGTATCGAAGACGTAGAAACGGCAATCGCTCGAATTAAAGAAAAGATGCAAGCTACAGGTGAGCGAGAGATTGCTTCTCGATGGTTAGGAGAAGCGGTAATGGATCAATTAAAGCGACTTGATCAAGTCGCGTATGTGCGTTTTGCTTCTGTATATCGCAGTTTTAAAGACATTAGTGAATTCCGTGAAGAGATCGAGCGTCTTGAAAGTGGTAATCCTAAAAAAGAAGCCTAA
- the ribH gene encoding 6,7-dimethyl-8-ribityllumazine synthase has product MSDIKTYEGHFSAPGAKFALVVGRFNSYVVESLKDGAIDTLVRHGINKEDITVVYAPGAFEIPIVIKKVAEKKQFDAIIALGAVIRGGTPHFEYVAGECVKGLGQLALEFDIPVSFGVLTVDTIEQAIERAGTKAGNKGSEAALSALETVAVLRSLED; this is encoded by the coding sequence ATGAGCGATATTAAAACTTATGAAGGCCATTTCTCTGCACCAGGCGCGAAGTTTGCGTTGGTCGTAGGGCGCTTTAACAGCTATGTTGTAGAAAGCTTAAAAGACGGGGCCATTGATACCTTAGTTCGTCACGGGATAAACAAAGAAGACATAACAGTAGTTTATGCGCCAGGTGCTTTTGAAATCCCAATAGTGATTAAAAAAGTTGCCGAGAAGAAACAATTCGATGCCATTATTGCACTGGGGGCCGTCATACGCGGCGGGACACCTCACTTTGAATACGTTGCTGGTGAATGTGTTAAAGGGTTAGGGCAGTTGGCATTAGAGTTTGATATTCCGGTATCGTTTGGCGTATTGACAGTAGACACGATTGAGCAGGCAATAGAACGAGCAGGAACAAAAGCAGGAAATAAAGGCAGCGAAGCTGCTTTGTCTGCTCTTGAAACTGTGGCGGTTTTGCGCAGCTTAGAAGACTGA
- the ribD gene encoding bifunctional diaminohydroxyphosphoribosylaminopyrimidine deaminase/5-amino-6-(5-phosphoribosylamino)uracil reductase RibD — protein sequence MSDEMQKHTEYMSQAVQLAKKGLYTTHPNPRVGCVIVKDDRIIGEGFHARAGEGHAEVNALASAMESVEGATAYVTLEPCSHQGKTPPCADALIKAGIAVVVYGMQDPNPQVAGRGLAKLEKAGVQVIGPVLENECERLNLGFNKRMREGLPYIRLKMAMSLDGRTAMESGESQWITGSAARLDVQRLRAQSDAIVTGIGSVILDNPSMTVRIDSDDQEVDSKSVRQPLRVIMDTALSIPPEAKILKPGKEALMFCVEEDIEQEHFDALKKTGVNIEFAPVGEDGRMDLIECMGLLADQGINEVLVETGAELAGAFLREGLVDELVVYVAPKLLGSDARPLMRLPIDVMKDAVELELESVRSVGNDLKMVYFPKYLEEDALEE from the coding sequence ATGAGTGATGAAATGCAGAAACACACTGAATATATGAGTCAAGCAGTCCAGTTGGCTAAAAAAGGGTTATACACCACTCATCCGAATCCTAGAGTGGGATGTGTCATTGTAAAAGATGATCGAATTATCGGAGAAGGCTTCCATGCGCGCGCGGGTGAAGGGCATGCTGAAGTGAATGCGCTTGCTAGCGCCATGGAAAGTGTGGAAGGCGCGACCGCGTATGTAACCTTGGAGCCTTGTAGCCATCAGGGAAAAACGCCACCGTGTGCCGATGCGCTGATAAAAGCTGGCATCGCCGTCGTTGTTTACGGTATGCAAGATCCGAATCCACAAGTAGCAGGCCGTGGTTTGGCGAAACTGGAAAAAGCGGGTGTGCAGGTAATTGGACCAGTATTAGAAAACGAATGTGAGCGCCTAAACCTTGGCTTCAATAAACGTATGCGCGAAGGCTTGCCCTATATTCGACTAAAAATGGCGATGAGTTTAGACGGTCGAACGGCCATGGAATCCGGCGAAAGCCAGTGGATTACAGGATCTGCCGCACGTCTTGATGTTCAGCGACTTCGAGCTCAAAGTGATGCGATAGTGACCGGAATTGGTTCGGTTATTCTCGATAATCCAAGTATGACGGTTCGAATTGATTCTGATGATCAAGAGGTCGATTCGAAATCAGTGCGTCAACCTTTGCGTGTGATCATGGATACTGCGCTGTCGATTCCTCCCGAAGCGAAGATTCTAAAACCAGGCAAAGAAGCGCTGATGTTTTGTGTCGAAGAAGACATTGAGCAAGAACACTTTGATGCACTGAAGAAAACGGGGGTGAATATTGAATTCGCGCCGGTTGGTGAAGATGGTCGAATGGATTTGATCGAATGCATGGGGTTGCTTGCTGATCAGGGCATTAACGAAGTGCTGGTGGAGACAGGAGCGGAATTGGCTGGCGCGTTTTTACGAGAAGGTTTAGTTGATGAACTTGTTGTGTACGTCGCGCCAAAGTTGTTGGGGTCAGACGCGAGACCGTTAATGCGCCTACCGATTGACGTGATGAAGGATGCGGTTGAACTAGAATTGGAGTCAGTTCGCTCCGTGGGGAATGACCTTAAGATGGTGTATTTTCCAAAGTACCTTGAAGAGGATGCTTTAGAGGAATAA
- a CDS encoding DMT family transporter: MILAELSGLIAALCWTVTSLMAPSLIKQFGTSRFNAGRIFIASVILIFLCVIQQRFSSTLWDYALPLALSGFVGIFLGDTMLFNAVHRLGPRRAGVLFATNAPVSILLSWLFLSETLSLLELLACAIVLLGVIIAILFGKRGASHEWEQTKGRLWVGILLAFGGAVGQASGALLAKPALLAGVDPFAVSAFRVTVGALALLLVFFVYNRPRLSPELRPLRDIPVSHFFKLAGMATLGMVTGMSILVWGIGNANVGIVMTLSATVPVLVLPGLWLTTKIRPALGAWVGAIFVVIGAALIIWF; this comes from the coding sequence ATGATACTGGCCGAATTGTCTGGCTTAATTGCCGCGCTATGCTGGACCGTCACAAGCCTCATGGCACCCAGTTTAATTAAGCAGTTTGGTACGTCACGCTTTAATGCCGGGCGCATTTTTATCGCAAGTGTTATATTGATCTTCCTTTGTGTCATTCAACAACGCTTCTCTAGCACCCTGTGGGACTATGCGCTGCCGCTGGCTTTATCTGGGTTTGTCGGCATCTTTCTAGGCGACACAATGCTCTTTAATGCGGTTCATCGCTTAGGACCACGCCGAGCAGGTGTGCTTTTCGCAACCAATGCCCCTGTGTCGATTCTACTTAGTTGGCTGTTCTTGTCTGAAACACTGTCGCTCTTGGAGCTTTTAGCCTGCGCCATCGTGTTATTAGGCGTCATCATCGCCATCCTCTTTGGCAAACGCGGCGCGTCTCATGAATGGGAACAAACCAAAGGTCGTCTTTGGGTCGGTATTCTTCTCGCCTTTGGTGGTGCCGTTGGACAAGCCAGCGGGGCACTGCTGGCGAAACCTGCCTTACTCGCCGGTGTCGACCCGTTTGCCGTTTCTGCCTTTCGTGTCACCGTTGGTGCGCTTGCCCTACTACTGGTATTTTTTGTTTATAACCGCCCTAGGCTCTCACCAGAATTGCGCCCCCTTCGTGACATTCCCGTGTCGCACTTTTTTAAACTAGCGGGTATGGCAACGCTTGGCATGGTGACAGGAATGAGCATTTTGGTATGGGGAATAGGCAATGCCAATGTTGGTATCGTGATGACGCTATCGGCGACCGTCCCCGTCTTGGTCTTACCCGGCCTTTGGTTAACAACCAAAATACGCCCAGCACTCGGTGCGTGGGTTGGCGCAATATTCGTCGTAATAGGCGCGGCTTTGATAATCTGGTTCTAA
- a CDS encoding exodeoxyribonuclease III produces the protein MKVISLNVNGIRQAAERGFFDWMVRQNPDVVCLQDLQVDERSLNDSVFFPPEYNTYFFDSMEDPEQAGVAIYCKAMPKAIMTGMGFPECDFEGRFIQADFDNVSVASFLAPHGSNNEEPLQAHKYAFMEGFKNHLIKTRRKRREFIFCGTANVARSPIDVSSWFVNQRNSGFLPDERKWINEIFNEHEYIDAYRQVNKQDKQYTWWPDYERAWKLNEGGRLDYQITTPGIKNQIQGGGVYKGQRFSDHAPLIMEYDID, from the coding sequence ATGAAGGTCATTAGCCTTAATGTAAATGGTATAAGACAAGCAGCCGAACGCGGCTTTTTCGATTGGATGGTTCGTCAGAACCCAGATGTTGTATGTTTACAGGACTTACAAGTTGATGAGCGCAGTTTGAATGACAGCGTTTTTTTTCCTCCAGAATACAACACGTATTTTTTCGATTCGATGGAAGACCCTGAACAAGCAGGCGTTGCAATCTATTGTAAGGCCATGCCTAAAGCCATTATGACGGGTATGGGCTTCCCTGAATGCGATTTCGAAGGTCGCTTTATTCAAGCTGACTTTGATAACGTAAGTGTCGCCTCATTCTTAGCGCCACACGGCTCGAATAACGAAGAACCTCTTCAAGCGCACAAGTATGCGTTTATGGAAGGATTTAAAAATCATTTAATTAAAACTCGTCGTAAACGTCGCGAATTTATTTTCTGTGGCACTGCAAATGTCGCTCGCTCTCCGATTGATGTGAGTAGTTGGTTTGTCAATCAACGCAATTCTGGCTTTTTGCCTGACGAACGAAAATGGATCAATGAGATTTTCAACGAGCACGAATACATTGATGCTTATCGTCAAGTGAACAAACAAGACAAGCAATACACTTGGTGGCCGGATTACGAACGTGCGTGGAAATTAAATGAAGGTGGTCGCTTAGACTATCAAATCACCACACCTGGTATCAAAAATCAGATTCAAGGTGGTGGCGTGTATAAAGGACAGCGTTTCTCTGATCACGCTCCTTTGATAATGGAATATGATATCGATTAA
- the nusB gene encoding transcription antitermination factor NusB — protein MSDLDKSNTQPKKAKKPSRSQLRSASRGLALQAIYQWQMNHSAVNEIETQFTLEQDMSACDKVYFRDLLQGVTAKAKELDSLFEELLDRALSELDAIELAVLRIGSYELAHRLDVPYRVAINESVELAKSFGASESHKYVNGILDKLAQRVRREEIAARRNG, from the coding sequence ATGAGCGATTTGGATAAGTCCAATACACAACCGAAAAAAGCAAAGAAACCATCGCGTTCGCAATTGCGCAGCGCGTCACGTGGATTAGCTTTGCAAGCCATTTACCAATGGCAAATGAATCATTCCGCAGTGAATGAAATTGAGACGCAATTTACGCTTGAGCAAGACATGAGCGCGTGCGATAAAGTGTACTTCCGCGATTTGTTGCAAGGCGTTACTGCAAAAGCAAAAGAGTTGGATTCTCTTTTCGAAGAGTTACTAGACCGTGCTTTATCGGAACTAGACGCAATTGAACTTGCCGTGTTGCGTATAGGTTCATACGAATTAGCGCACCGTCTTGACGTTCCATATCGCGTTGCAATTAACGAAAGTGTTGAATTGGCGAAGTCATTTGGTGCCAGTGAAAGTCACAAATACGTGAACGGTATTTTGGACAAACTTGCACAACGTGTTCGTCGTGAAGAGATTGCTGCACGACGTAATGGATAA
- a CDS encoding methyl-accepting chemotaxis protein — translation MRLQSIRAKITAPLLLLAVIMVGTFAVMTSLIETQKSAMSRQAENYFGAVSVVLNADRDFYQARLAMEQIVAKQGNFDELYAEFDENAQQVIDRFNLYRDHVGDFPELYQDFQNFDSLFSEWRSQSAALLKSSQSGIDVTDELASSDKKFSDLRGILDKAGEVVGLHAKQDGKEIQDLVNSREMLSIVAIAITLVIVFLFGLIVPKQIAGRANGLAVRIREIAEGDGDLTQRINSSAKDELGDLANEFDNFVERLRGIITTIQTQAHSLGGMTGELNSASSRTAGVTEALVNASNSIVSAGHEMSMANQQMSDVASETASESQNSNQLAEQGITAVNGSNSAIRRLVLDIDDALTRSDELQKSSEAIASVLEVIRNIAEQTNLLALNAAIEAARAGEQGRGFAVVADEVRTLATRTQDSTNEIESMIEQLKVNVSESSKAIQNSRSNADKTVSNFDEVIRIFGSLQESFGKVQEMAAQTAQATQEQAIVSNDINENLNSLKGQSDEVQSVADVIQTQSTQISDLYQALNVQVGSFKV, via the coding sequence ATGCGCTTACAGTCGATAAGAGCCAAGATAACTGCACCGCTTTTGTTGCTTGCCGTTATTATGGTTGGAACGTTTGCTGTTATGACTTCCTTAATCGAGACACAAAAATCAGCGATGAGCCGCCAGGCGGAGAATTACTTCGGAGCTGTTTCTGTCGTCTTAAATGCAGACCGCGACTTTTATCAAGCACGCTTGGCGATGGAACAAATTGTTGCTAAGCAAGGAAACTTTGATGAACTGTATGCGGAATTTGATGAAAATGCTCAACAAGTAATCGATCGATTCAATTTATACCGTGACCATGTTGGCGATTTCCCAGAGCTTTATCAAGATTTCCAAAACTTTGATTCGTTGTTTTCTGAATGGCGATCACAAAGTGCTGCGCTTTTGAAAAGCAGTCAATCAGGTATAGACGTTACAGATGAGCTTGCATCATCTGACAAAAAATTCTCAGATCTCAGAGGAATTTTAGACAAAGCGGGTGAAGTCGTTGGTCTTCATGCTAAGCAAGACGGTAAGGAAATACAGGATCTTGTGAACTCAAGAGAAATGCTCAGTATTGTCGCGATTGCTATTACGTTGGTGATTGTATTCCTGTTTGGCCTGATTGTACCAAAACAAATTGCGGGTCGAGCGAACGGTCTTGCGGTGCGAATTCGTGAAATTGCAGAAGGTGATGGTGATCTGACTCAGCGTATTAATTCATCGGCGAAAGATGAATTAGGCGACTTAGCAAACGAGTTCGACAACTTTGTTGAACGTTTGCGAGGCATTATTACAACGATCCAAACTCAAGCTCATTCGTTGGGTGGTATGACGGGAGAGCTTAACAGCGCCTCAAGCCGTACAGCAGGTGTGACAGAAGCCTTGGTTAATGCTTCTAACTCTATTGTGAGTGCCGGACACGAAATGAGTATGGCCAACCAACAAATGTCGGATGTTGCTAGTGAGACAGCAAGTGAGTCGCAAAATTCTAATCAGCTAGCGGAGCAAGGTATCACCGCCGTCAATGGTTCTAACAGTGCAATTAGAAGGTTAGTGCTCGACATTGATGATGCCTTAACAAGATCCGATGAACTGCAAAAAAGCTCTGAAGCCATTGCCTCGGTTCTTGAGGTGATTCGAAATATTGCAGAGCAGACGAATTTATTGGCGCTAAACGCGGCAATAGAAGCGGCTCGTGCCGGTGAACAAGGTCGTGGTTTTGCTGTTGTTGCGGATGAGGTTCGAACGCTTGCTACTCGAACTCAAGACAGTACCAATGAGATCGAATCGATGATTGAGCAGTTAAAAGTTAACGTATCAGAATCGTCTAAAGCGATACAAAACAGTCGTTCCAATGCAGACAAAACCGTATCGAATTTTGATGAAGTAATACGTATATTTGGTTCGTTGCAAGAGTCATTTGGTAAGGTTCAAGAGATGGCTGCGCAAACCGCACAAGCGACACAAGAGCAGGCGATTGTGTCAAATGATATCAATGAGAATTTAAACTCATTGAAAGGGCAGTCTGATGAAGTTCAATCCGTCGCTGACGTGATCCAAACACAATCGACTCAGATCTCAGACCTTTACCAAGCACTGAATGTGCAAGTCGGTAGCTTTAAAGTCTAA
- the ribBA gene encoding bifunctional 3,4-dihydroxy-2-butanone-4-phosphate synthase/GTP cyclohydrolase II: MALNLIDEILADLRQGKMVILMDDEDRENEGDIIVPAECVTPDIINFMAVHARGLICLTLTPERCQQLNLPLMVNQNGTVYSTNFTLSIEAAEGVTTGISAADRALTVKRAVMANALPEDIVQPGHVFPLMAKPGGVLSRAGHTEAGCDLARMAGYEAASVIVEVINDDGTMARRSDLEKFAEKHGIKIGTIADLIHYRTLNETTVVRESEQVVSTEAGDFNLITYRDTVQNLSHLAFVKGEPSDAEPTLVRVHVADPARDFANIVREGCPPSWTMSSALQYIAKQGEGVVVLVDVSEKQTDLAMNFTSALTPQTVKSADKSGSGTYLTVGTGSQILRDLGIRKMRLLSSPKKFSLTGFDLEAVEFIPYSSYIGSDGLSDSNET; encoded by the coding sequence ATGGCTCTGAATTTAATCGATGAAATTTTAGCGGATCTACGTCAGGGTAAGATGGTTATTCTGATGGATGATGAGGACCGCGAAAACGAGGGTGATATTATCGTTCCGGCGGAGTGCGTAACGCCAGACATTATTAATTTTATGGCGGTGCACGCGCGTGGACTGATTTGTTTGACGCTGACACCTGAGCGCTGTCAGCAATTAAACTTGCCTCTCATGGTTAATCAAAACGGCACGGTTTACAGTACAAACTTCACGCTGTCCATTGAGGCGGCAGAAGGGGTGACGACCGGCATTTCTGCTGCAGACCGAGCATTAACCGTAAAACGTGCGGTAATGGCAAATGCATTGCCAGAAGACATTGTTCAGCCTGGGCATGTTTTTCCTTTAATGGCGAAACCTGGTGGGGTATTGAGTCGAGCAGGTCATACCGAAGCTGGGTGCGATTTAGCGCGAATGGCGGGCTATGAAGCGGCTTCTGTCATCGTTGAGGTCATTAATGATGATGGAACAATGGCAAGAAGGTCAGATTTAGAAAAGTTTGCCGAGAAACATGGAATAAAAATTGGTACAATCGCCGACCTGATACACTATCGCACGCTAAATGAAACAACCGTAGTTCGAGAGTCCGAACAAGTGGTAAGTACAGAGGCGGGCGATTTTAATCTGATCACCTACCGAGACACCGTACAAAACCTGTCCCATTTGGCTTTTGTCAAAGGAGAACCCAGTGATGCTGAGCCGACCTTGGTTCGAGTACACGTGGCAGATCCTGCACGGGATTTTGCAAATATAGTGCGAGAAGGATGTCCTCCTAGTTGGACGATGTCAAGCGCACTGCAGTACATTGCAAAACAAGGTGAAGGGGTTGTTGTACTGGTTGATGTGTCGGAGAAGCAGACGGATTTGGCGATGAATTTTACATCAGCATTAACGCCTCAAACGGTTAAAAGTGCTGATAAAAGTGGGTCAGGAACCTACTTAACCGTAGGAACAGGTTCACAAATATTGCGTGATCTGGGTATTCGTAAAATGCGGCTGCTTAGTTCGCCTAAAAAGTTCTCTCTCACGGGCTTTGATTTAGAAGCCGTGGAGTTTATTCCGTACTCATCCTATATAGGTTCTGACGGTCTATCTGATAGCAATGAAACGTAA